One region of Salvia miltiorrhiza cultivar Shanhuang (shh) chromosome 3, IMPLAD_Smil_shh, whole genome shotgun sequence genomic DNA includes:
- the LOC131015813 gene encoding uncharacterized protein LOC131015813, with protein MGWFLLEIAGGRLTTDVGSPILKCQTQPTTTVKSPHRRTPIEVLALKHHTSKLLDFSDLRSLTTFGFRVEALSSLCSLGELTVETQIIIDDTVATHLTFNPMGVMTAERKTARQDMVATTLLGVSHSICCSGSNWTAGIWGVVYLEEEPKTGPKSRTSPLFQL; from the exons ATGGGCTGGTTCTTGCTG GAGATTGCCGGCGGAAGGCTGACCACGGACGTCGGTAGTCCTATACTGAAATGCCAGACGCAACCAACGACCACAGTAAAATCCCCCCACCGCCGCACTCCAATTGAG GTCTTGGCACTAAAGCACCATACATCCAAGCTCTTGGATTTTTCAGACCTCCGATCATTAACGACTTTCGGATTTAGAGTGGAGGCACTGAGTTCACTTTGTTCATTAGGGGAGTTGACTGTGGAGACACAGATAATTATTGATGACACTGTTGCAACGCACCTGACATTTAATCCTATGGGTGTTATGACAGCTGAGAGGAAAACTGCTCGTCAA GACATGGTGGCAACAACATTACTTGGCGTTAGTCATAGCATTTGTTGTAGTGGTTCTAATTGGACTGCTGGCATTTGGGGGGTGGTTTATCTGGAGGAGGAACCAAAAACTGGGCCGAAGTCTCGTACAAGCCCGTTGTTTCAGTTGTAG
- the LOC131019189 gene encoding uncharacterized protein LOC131019189, giving the protein MANIAKLEFIALDISGKNYMSWTLDADIHLISRGLGETIKEGNKASDQDRAKALIFLRHHLHDDLKTEYLTVKDPQELWMNLKDRFDHQKTVVLPKARYEWMHLRLQDFKSQQYRERGFKKYSELIACLLVAEQNNELLLKNHALRPTDSAALPEANATFNHDNGRGRGNQRGRGRGRGRGYGRGRGRGKPHDATFSNKKHKASNEHNSYKKEGECQRCGMTGHWARTCRTAKHLADLYQDSIKGKGKKESNNVDFDGPIDTTHLDVSDFFDDPKGDNIDQLIGGGVLEDNNMDTV; this is encoded by the exons ATGGCAAACATAGCCAAACTTGAGTTCATCGCCCTTGACATCTCGGGCAAGAATTACATGTCATGGACTCTTGATGCTGATATTCACCTGATCTCAAGGGGTCTAGGAGAAACTATCAAAGAAGGAAACAAAGCGTCCGACCAGGATCGCGCTAAGGCACTAATATTCCTTCGTCATCACCTTCATGATGACCTTAAGACAGAGTATCTGACTGTTAAAGATCCACAAGAATTGTGGATGAACCTCAAAGACAGGTTTGATCATCAAAAGACTGTCGTCCTTCCTAAAGCTCGTTACGAGTGGATGCATCTAAGACTGCAAGACTTTAAGTCT CAACAATATAGAGAGCGGGGTTTCAAAAAGTATTCAGAATTAATAGCTTGTTTGTTGGTTGCCGAGCAAAATAATGAATTGCTCTTGAAAAATCACGCACTCCGCCCCACCGATTCCGCTGCATTACCTGAAGCCAATGCAACTTTCAACCATGATAATGGACGTGGTCGTGGGAACCAACGTGGACGTGGGCGTGGACGTGGACGTGGATATGGTCGTGGTCGTGGACGCGGTAAACCACATGATGCAACCTTTAGCAACAAAAAGCATAAAGCATCCAACGAGCACAATTCATACAAAAAGGAAGGTGAATGCCAAAGGTGTGGTATGACAGGACATTGGGCACGTACTTGCCGAACAGCAAAACACCTTGCAGATCTATATCAAGATTCAATCAAGGGAAAAGGCAAGAAGGAGTCCAATAATGTTGACTTTGACGGTCCAATTGATACTACTCATTTAGATGTCTCCGACTTCTTTGATGACCCAAAAGGAGATAATATAGATCAATTGATCGGTGGTGGTGTGCTTGAAGATAATAATATGGACACTGTTTAg